In a single window of the Pandoraea pulmonicola genome:
- a CDS encoding ABC transporter substrate-binding protein, with translation MSTSRVRRLASFASLVLAAAFSIPFPAQAQPGKTSDGVVKIGVLTDMSSIFSDIGGKGSVIAAQMAVDDFGGKVNGVPVKVISADHQNKTDVAATIARDWFDNQQVDVVEDLLPSSVALAVSNVAKAKHRIAIVTGAGTTRLVNEECSPYTVQYSYDTYSFASNTVKAMTRGGENSWYFLTVDYALGASLDKDASEALQHVNGKVVGRVKHPLNSSDLSSYLLQAQASRAKVIALANAGADTVNAIKTAREFGITGPGKQKIAGLHMFISDIHSLGLEAAQGMTLTTAFYWDRDDASRAWAQRFFAKTGKMPTLVHAGTYSSVMHYLQAVQRTGTDDADAVMASMKKTPVNDFFAKGGQIRPDGLMVHDMYLVEVKSPKESKKPWDYYKVVQTIPAGEAFRPLAQSQCAFIKK, from the coding sequence CGCACAGGCGCAGCCCGGCAAGACGAGCGACGGGGTGGTGAAGATCGGCGTGCTCACCGACATGTCGTCGATCTTCTCCGACATCGGCGGCAAGGGCTCCGTCATCGCGGCACAGATGGCGGTCGACGATTTCGGCGGCAAGGTCAACGGCGTGCCCGTCAAGGTGATCTCCGCCGACCATCAGAACAAGACGGACGTGGCGGCGACCATCGCGCGCGACTGGTTCGACAACCAGCAGGTCGACGTGGTCGAAGATTTGCTGCCGTCGTCGGTGGCGCTGGCGGTGTCCAACGTGGCGAAGGCCAAGCATCGCATCGCCATCGTGACGGGGGCCGGCACCACGCGGCTCGTCAACGAAGAGTGTTCCCCATACACGGTGCAGTACTCGTACGACACGTACTCGTTCGCGTCGAACACGGTCAAGGCCATGACGCGCGGCGGCGAGAACAGCTGGTACTTCCTGACGGTGGACTACGCGCTGGGCGCGTCGCTCGACAAGGACGCCAGCGAAGCACTGCAGCACGTAAACGGCAAAGTCGTCGGCCGCGTGAAACACCCGCTCAATTCGTCGGACCTGTCGTCGTACCTGTTGCAGGCGCAGGCCTCGCGCGCCAAGGTCATCGCGCTGGCCAACGCGGGCGCCGACACGGTCAACGCCATCAAAACCGCTCGCGAATTCGGCATTACCGGTCCGGGCAAACAGAAAATCGCCGGCCTGCACATGTTCATCAGCGACATCCACAGTCTGGGTCTCGAAGCGGCGCAGGGCATGACGCTCACCACGGCGTTCTACTGGGATCGCGACGACGCCTCGCGCGCCTGGGCGCAGCGCTTCTTCGCCAAGACCGGCAAGATGCCGACGCTCGTGCATGCGGGAACCTACTCGTCGGTCATGCACTACCTGCAGGCCGTGCAGCGCACCGGCACGGACGACGCCGATGCGGTCATGGCCTCGATGAAAAAGACGCCGGTCAACGACTTCTTCGCCAAGGGCGGGCAGATCCGCCCAGACGGCCTGATGGTGCACGACATGTACCTCGTCGAAGTGAAGTCGCCCAAGGAGTCGAAGAAGCCGTGGGACTACTACAAGGTCGTGCAGACCATTCCCGCCGGAGAGGCCTTCCGTCCGCTCGCCCAGAGCCAGTGCGCTTTCATCAAGAAGTAA
- a CDS encoding DUF2848 domain-containing protein, giving the protein MNLMHFVVQTANGAVDRDIAIKQLVIAGWTGRDAEAMEHHIRELEALGVKRPAATPMFYRVSSDRLTTQAHIEASGRASSGEVEFLLVRSGGETYVGVASDHTDREVETYGVTVSKQMCEKPCATVLWPLAEVQAHWDALVLRSYANIGGEKVLYQHGPVTAMRSPQDLLEKFAAAGGRFEDGTAMLCGTLAAIGGIRSAERFDFELEDPVLGRRLQHGYGITPLPVVG; this is encoded by the coding sequence ATGAATCTCATGCATTTTGTAGTGCAAACGGCGAACGGCGCGGTCGATCGCGACATCGCCATCAAGCAGCTCGTGATCGCGGGCTGGACCGGACGCGATGCCGAAGCGATGGAGCATCACATCCGCGAACTGGAAGCGCTGGGTGTGAAGCGTCCGGCCGCGACGCCGATGTTCTATCGCGTGTCGAGCGACCGCCTAACCACGCAGGCGCACATCGAGGCGAGTGGCCGCGCGAGCAGCGGCGAAGTCGAATTCCTGCTCGTGCGCAGCGGTGGCGAGACATATGTCGGCGTGGCGTCCGACCACACCGACCGGGAGGTCGAGACGTACGGCGTGACGGTGTCGAAACAGATGTGCGAGAAGCCGTGCGCGACGGTGCTGTGGCCGCTCGCCGAAGTGCAGGCGCATTGGGACGCGCTCGTGCTGCGCAGCTACGCCAACATTGGCGGCGAGAAGGTGCTGTATCAGCACGGGCCGGTGACGGCGATGCGCTCGCCGCAGGATCTGCTCGAGAAGTTCGCCGCGGCGGGTGGCCGGTTCGAGGACGGCACGGCGATGCTGTGCGGCACGCTCGCGGCGATCGGTGGCATTCGCTCGGCCGAGCGCTTCGACTTCGAGCTCGAGGACCCCGTGCTGGGCCGTCGCCTGCAACACGGCTACGGCATCACGCCGCTGCCGGTCGTGGGGTGA
- a CDS encoding Rrf2 family transcriptional regulator: MRLTDHTDYSLRTLIYVAVHPDELVHVQAVADAFDIPKNHLVKIVQKLGQLGFLHTVRGRSGGIRLGRRPERIGLGEVVRAMEPDFAMVECFHQDDNACVITSACYLRGVLGEALRAYFEVLDRYTLADLVDKPGVLRRLLGGAVAAVPLADIKVRRRAATS, translated from the coding sequence ATGCGACTCACCGACCACACCGATTACAGCCTGCGCACTCTGATCTACGTTGCGGTGCATCCCGACGAACTGGTACACGTGCAGGCCGTGGCGGACGCCTTCGACATTCCCAAGAATCACCTTGTCAAGATCGTGCAGAAGCTCGGCCAACTGGGCTTCCTGCACACCGTGCGCGGCCGCTCGGGCGGCATTCGCCTGGGACGCCGGCCCGAGCGCATCGGCCTCGGGGAAGTGGTGCGCGCGATGGAGCCCGACTTTGCCATGGTCGAGTGCTTCCATCAGGACGACAACGCGTGCGTCATCACCTCGGCGTGCTACCTTCGCGGCGTGCTCGGCGAGGCGTTGCGCGCCTACTTCGAGGTGCTCGACCGCTACACGCTGGCCGATCTGGTCGACAAGCCCGGCGTGCTGCGCAGGCTGCTCGGCGGCGCGGTCGCGGCCGTGCCCTTGGCCGATATCAAGGTCAGGCGGCGCGCCGCCACGTCGTAA
- a CDS encoding DUF4148 domain-containing protein, producing the protein MNARLFAAALIATATLVSAPVFAETQVADAGQPAVSQRLTRAQVREELRQARASGQLDQSLETYPSLLQQRSSVGRSRAEVRSEIGTSDNVSDGRA; encoded by the coding sequence ATGAACGCTCGTCTTTTCGCCGCTGCCCTGATCGCCACCGCTACGCTGGTCTCCGCACCGGTCTTTGCCGAAACGCAAGTCGCCGACGCCGGCCAGCCGGCTGTCTCGCAAAGGTTGACGCGCGCACAAGTGCGCGAGGAACTGCGTCAGGCACGTGCGTCGGGCCAACTCGACCAATCGCTGGAAACCTACCCGTCGCTGCTGCAGCAGCGCTCCTCGGTCGGCCGTTCGCGCGCGGAAGTGCGCTCGGAGATCGGCACGTCCGACAACGTGAGCGACGGTCGCGCGTAA
- a CDS encoding AraC family transcriptional regulator produces MDRLSTLISNFGVRAGVFHSGGLCGIASYGVDAHDGGHLHLLRAGEVELVLEDGSRQDIVEPSLIFFPRRNRHQLLAGEGDRTELVCGSLSFDGGHHNPLVAALPEFLVLPTQSLSTLELTLNWLFAEAFGAQCGRLAVMDRLFELLVIQLLRHVLEQRIVSHGMLAGLADPRLARALNAIHHQPGEAWTVESLASTANMSRANFAAQFREIVGQSPADYLLDWRIGLAQKRLRDGQPIARVAEEVGYDSASALARAFRRKTGASPRDWLRAQMHAVTRLPPPRVTLVPALPAQAA; encoded by the coding sequence ATGGATCGGCTCTCCACCCTGATTTCGAATTTCGGCGTGCGCGCCGGTGTGTTTCATAGCGGCGGCCTGTGCGGCATTGCCAGCTACGGTGTCGATGCCCACGATGGCGGGCATTTGCACTTGCTGCGAGCGGGCGAAGTCGAACTGGTCCTCGAAGACGGTTCGAGGCAGGACATCGTCGAGCCGTCGCTCATCTTCTTTCCGCGCCGCAATCGTCACCAGTTGCTTGCGGGAGAGGGCGATCGCACCGAACTCGTGTGCGGCTCGTTGTCGTTCGACGGTGGGCATCACAACCCGCTCGTGGCGGCGCTGCCCGAGTTTCTCGTCCTCCCGACCCAATCCCTTTCCACGCTGGAACTCACGCTGAACTGGTTGTTCGCCGAGGCGTTCGGGGCGCAGTGCGGGCGTCTCGCGGTGATGGACCGACTGTTCGAGTTGCTCGTCATCCAGTTGCTGCGTCATGTGCTGGAGCAGCGCATCGTGAGCCACGGCATGCTGGCCGGGCTGGCCGATCCGCGTCTCGCGCGTGCGCTGAACGCCATCCACCATCAGCCGGGCGAAGCCTGGACCGTCGAATCGCTCGCGAGCACCGCGAACATGTCGCGCGCCAATTTCGCGGCGCAGTTCCGCGAGATCGTTGGGCAATCGCCAGCCGACTATCTGCTCGATTGGCGTATCGGGTTGGCGCAGAAGCGTTTGCGCGACGGCCAGCCGATCGCGCGCGTGGCCGAGGAGGTCGGGTATGACAGCGCGTCGGCGCTTGCACGGGCGTTTCGGCGCAAGACGGGCGCCAGTCCGCGCGACTGGCTGCGCGCGCAGATGCACGCCGTCACGAGGCTCCCGCCGCCGCGCGTGACGCTCGTGCCCGCGCTGCCAGCGCAAGCCGCATGA
- a CDS encoding porin codes for MKTHSRSPLARALALVIGCGAASLAHAQSNVTLYGIVDGGIGYASNVASVTRAGAAGRPATVAGASNYAFQSGTWQGSRWGMQGTEDLGGGLKALFRLENGFNIGNGTASQGGAEFGRHAYVGLQDKAYGTVTLGRQYDPLIDLVGSVGGTALLSGVAAHPGDVDNLDHSSRVNNSVKYRSPTWGGFTFGAMYGFGGQPGTMGRQNTWGLAGQYANGPITWGVGYSHANNDKASATDTTIGSWAGSSESAFASSINAGYASAKARDIVATAMTYQIGDTTLGANYSHTEYSPGAYSRFTRTAKFDTVGVLAMYRFTNAFRLGGGYSFTKVNAPAANVSGAKYHQFNLAAFYNLSKRTELYALAGYQKASGSTLDAFGNVIDATASVGDAANGMSSATNSQTVVRLGVSHVF; via the coding sequence ATGAAGACTCACTCTCGCTCTCCTCTCGCCCGCGCGCTGGCGCTGGTCATCGGCTGCGGCGCGGCATCGCTCGCCCATGCCCAATCGAACGTCACGCTGTACGGGATCGTCGATGGCGGCATCGGCTACGCCAGCAATGTCGCCTCCGTGACGCGCGCCGGCGCCGCCGGTCGCCCGGCAACGGTCGCCGGCGCGTCGAACTACGCGTTCCAGAGTGGCACCTGGCAGGGCAGCCGCTGGGGCATGCAGGGCACGGAGGATCTGGGCGGCGGGCTCAAGGCGCTGTTCCGGCTCGAGAACGGTTTCAATATCGGCAACGGGACCGCCAGCCAGGGCGGCGCGGAGTTCGGCCGCCATGCCTATGTCGGCCTGCAGGACAAGGCGTACGGCACCGTGACGCTGGGCCGCCAATACGATCCGCTGATCGATCTGGTCGGCTCGGTCGGCGGCACGGCGCTGCTCTCGGGCGTCGCCGCGCACCCGGGCGACGTCGACAACCTCGACCACAGCTCGCGCGTGAACAACAGCGTGAAATACCGTTCACCGACGTGGGGCGGCTTCACGTTTGGCGCCATGTACGGCTTCGGCGGCCAACCCGGCACGATGGGCCGTCAGAACACCTGGGGCCTCGCCGGACAGTACGCCAACGGTCCGATCACGTGGGGCGTCGGCTACTCGCACGCCAACAACGACAAGGCGAGTGCCACGGACACGACCATCGGCAGTTGGGCGGGTTCGTCCGAATCGGCGTTCGCTTCGTCGATCAACGCCGGCTACGCCAGCGCCAAGGCGCGCGACATCGTCGCCACCGCCATGACGTACCAGATCGGCGACACCACGCTGGGCGCGAACTATAGCCACACGGAATATTCGCCCGGCGCCTACTCGCGCTTCACGCGCACGGCGAAGTTCGACACGGTCGGCGTGCTCGCGATGTATCGCTTCACGAACGCCTTCCGGCTGGGCGGCGGCTACAGTTTCACGAAGGTGAACGCTCCGGCCGCGAACGTCTCGGGCGCGAAGTATCACCAGTTCAACCTCGCGGCGTTCTACAACCTGTCCAAGCGGACGGAGCTGTATGCGCTGGCGGGCTACCAGAAGGCGTCCGGCAGCACACTTGACGCCTTCGGCAACGTGATCGACGCCACGGCGTCGGTCGGCGATGCGGCAAACGGCATGTCCTCGGCAACCAACTCGCAGACCGTCGTGCGACTGGGGGTGAGCCACGTGTTCTGA
- a CDS encoding glycerophosphodiester phosphodiesterase family protein, which yields MPSASLPPHPVPAWVRLAAILACSLGTLASPVASAAPLIVAHRGGTGDTPENTVQAFTNSLKNGAQALWMTVQVTRDGVPVMYRPADLSALTDGRGKLADVDYADVRKLNAGYAFSRKSADGRPTYPYRDHPLPVPTLREALSAVPADVPVLLDLKQTPAAPLVEAVIQVLDETNAWSRVRLYSTEAEATDRLRARRPQAQLFESRDATRNRLVAAALAGQCASPPAPGTWAGIELHRQVEVVERFTLGEGVSKVVANWWTPAAVQCFKSRGDVHLVAFGVETPQDFEAASQLGFDAVMTDSPARLRAALAGQASGAALPAAAAAAK from the coding sequence ATGCCATCCGCCTCGCTCCCGCCCCACCCCGTCCCCGCGTGGGTACGCCTTGCCGCGATCCTCGCCTGCTCCCTCGGCACGCTTGCGTCCCCGGTCGCCAGCGCCGCGCCGTTGATCGTCGCGCATCGTGGCGGCACGGGCGACACGCCCGAGAATACCGTGCAAGCCTTCACCAACTCGTTGAAGAACGGCGCGCAGGCGCTGTGGATGACCGTGCAGGTCACACGCGACGGCGTGCCCGTGATGTACCGCCCCGCCGATCTCTCCGCACTGACCGACGGCCGCGGCAAGCTCGCCGACGTCGACTATGCGGACGTGCGCAAGCTCAACGCCGGCTACGCCTTCTCGCGCAAGTCGGCCGATGGACGACCCACCTATCCGTATCGCGACCATCCGCTGCCCGTACCCACGCTGCGCGAAGCGCTCTCCGCCGTGCCAGCCGACGTACCGGTGCTGCTCGACCTGAAGCAGACGCCCGCCGCGCCGCTGGTCGAAGCCGTCATCCAGGTGCTCGACGAGACGAACGCCTGGTCGCGCGTTCGCCTCTACTCCACGGAGGCGGAAGCGACCGATCGACTGCGCGCGCGCCGCCCTCAGGCCCAATTGTTCGAATCGCGCGACGCCACGCGCAACCGTCTCGTGGCCGCCGCCCTTGCCGGGCAATGCGCTTCGCCGCCCGCACCGGGCACGTGGGCCGGCATCGAGCTTCATCGGCAAGTCGAAGTCGTGGAGCGCTTCACGCTCGGCGAAGGCGTTTCGAAGGTCGTCGCGAACTGGTGGACGCCGGCGGCCGTGCAGTGCTTCAAGTCGCGCGGCGATGTGCATCTCGTCGCGTTCGGCGTCGAAACGCCGCAAGACTTCGAGGCGGCGTCGCAGCTCGGCTTCGATGCGGTCATGACGGATTCGCCCGCTCGCCTGCGCGCCGCATTGGCCGGACAGGCGTCGGGCGCCGCGCTACCCGCCGCAGCGGCTGCGGCGAAGTAA
- a CDS encoding DeoR/GlpR family DNA-binding transcription regulator: MDLSERQTRIVALFRQHGEMSVDALAEHFSVATQTIRRDVNALCEANVLRRYHGGARLLTPGPNQPYEVRRVRNLGGKLRIGLAAAERIPDGATVLLGIGTTPEQVAVALVHRKRLCVITNNLRAALVLASNPEHRVIVPGGELRSPNPEILGDEADRLFRAYRADFGVYSVGGIDEDGTLLDYERQEAASREALREASRYRILVADAYKFTRRPSVRGGQLGEQDLIITDAPLPATLCDGSGAPGVSTPEILCV; the protein is encoded by the coding sequence ATGGACCTCTCCGAACGTCAGACCCGTATCGTCGCCCTGTTTCGTCAGCATGGCGAAATGAGCGTCGATGCGCTTGCCGAGCACTTCAGCGTCGCCACACAGACCATCCGGCGCGACGTGAATGCCCTTTGCGAGGCCAACGTACTGCGCCGCTACCACGGCGGCGCGCGCCTGCTCACGCCGGGCCCGAATCAGCCCTATGAAGTGCGCCGTGTACGCAACCTCGGAGGCAAGCTGCGCATCGGTCTCGCCGCCGCCGAACGCATCCCGGACGGCGCCACGGTACTGCTCGGCATCGGCACCACGCCCGAACAGGTCGCCGTCGCGCTCGTGCATCGCAAGCGGCTGTGCGTCATCACGAACAATCTGCGCGCGGCACTCGTGCTTGCCAGCAATCCGGAACACCGCGTGATCGTGCCGGGCGGAGAGCTGCGCTCGCCGAATCCCGAGATTCTCGGCGACGAAGCCGATCGGCTGTTCCGCGCCTACCGTGCCGATTTCGGCGTGTACAGTGTGGGGGGCATCGACGAGGACGGCACCCTGCTCGACTACGAACGGCAGGAAGCCGCCTCTCGCGAAGCGCTGCGCGAGGCCAGCCGATACCGCATTCTCGTCGCCGACGCGTACAAGTTCACTCGCCGGCCAAGCGTGCGCGGCGGTCAGCTCGGCGAGCAGGATCTCATCATCACCGACGCGCCACTGCCCGCAACGTTGTGCGACGGGTCGGGTGCGCCGGGCGTATCCACCCCCGAAATTCTCTGCGTCTGA
- a CDS encoding Lrp/AsnC family transcriptional regulator, which translates to MASVTLDDLDLRILGALQADASLSNLELSRRVHASAPTCLRRVRALREAGVIARQIVIVDPLTLGPSLTAVVEVSLDRQAAEDYDAFESYICAEAAVTQCYRVSPGPDFVVIAEVRDMAEYDALARRLFKSSANIRNVRTFFSTRCAKFEANAPVRPNVSR; encoded by the coding sequence ATGGCAAGCGTCACCCTCGACGATCTGGACTTGCGAATCCTCGGCGCGCTGCAAGCCGACGCCTCCCTCTCGAACCTGGAACTGTCGCGACGCGTGCACGCGTCCGCGCCAACCTGTCTGCGCCGCGTGCGCGCCCTGCGCGAAGCGGGTGTGATTGCGCGGCAGATCGTCATCGTCGATCCGTTGACACTGGGGCCGTCGCTCACGGCGGTCGTGGAAGTCAGCCTCGACCGGCAGGCCGCCGAAGACTACGACGCCTTCGAGTCGTACATCTGTGCCGAAGCCGCGGTGACGCAGTGCTATCGCGTCTCGCCGGGCCCGGACTTCGTGGTGATCGCCGAGGTGCGCGACATGGCCGAGTACGACGCGCTCGCGCGGCGTCTGTTCAAAAGCTCGGCGAACATTCGCAACGTGCGCACGTTCTTCTCGACGCGTTGCGCGAAGTTCGAGGCGAACGCCCCGGTTCGTCCGAACGTTTCCCGCTGA
- the glmS gene encoding glutamine--fructose-6-phosphate transaminase (isomerizing), giving the protein MCGIIGAVAQRDIVPNLVDGLRRLEYRGYDSCGVALYLDGALVRARSVERVAHLQAEIEQRGLTGYTGIAHTRWATHGKPVTDNAHPHFSPSADAPRIALSHNGIIENHEALRAMLQRHGYAFASQTDSEVIAHLIDHLYDGDLFEAVKAAAAQLQGSYAIAVVCRDEPHRLVGARDGMPLVVGVGEGENFLASDAIALANVTDRIVYLENGDVADVQLHRYWVVDARGQRVERAVHRVAAHSGAADLGPYRYYMQKEIFEQPRAMADTLMDVTAIMPELFGDNAWRVFNVVDSVLLLACGGSYHAALTAKYWIESLAQLPVAVEIASEYRYRDSVPNPNTLVVAVSQSGETADVLGAMHVAKAQGMVHTLAICNVATSALARECALTFFTRAGVEIGVASTKAFTTQLVALFLLALTLAQTRKRLSEEDEQEHLRALRHLPDAMANVLALEPQIIAWAEQLTRRQDILFLGRGLHYPVAMEGALKMKEISYIHAEAYPAGELKHGPLALVSDEMPVVAVAPNDRLLEKLKSNMHEVSARNGRLYVFADSDCGLSPGPDIDVIRLTEHYGLLSPILHTIPMQLLAYHAAVARGTDVDKPRNLAKSVTVE; this is encoded by the coding sequence ATGTGTGGAATCATCGGCGCGGTGGCGCAGCGGGACATCGTGCCCAATCTGGTGGACGGGCTGAGGCGCTTGGAGTATCGCGGCTACGACTCGTGTGGTGTGGCGTTGTATCTCGACGGTGCGCTGGTGCGTGCGCGCAGCGTCGAGAGGGTGGCGCATCTGCAGGCGGAAATCGAGCAGCGTGGGCTGACGGGGTACACGGGCATTGCGCACACGCGTTGGGCAACGCACGGCAAGCCCGTGACGGACAACGCGCATCCGCACTTCTCGCCGAGCGCGGATGCGCCGCGCATTGCGCTCTCGCACAACGGCATCATCGAGAATCACGAGGCGTTGCGTGCGATGCTGCAGCGTCACGGCTACGCGTTCGCGAGTCAGACGGACAGCGAAGTGATCGCGCATCTGATCGATCATCTCTACGACGGCGATCTGTTCGAAGCGGTGAAGGCCGCGGCTGCGCAGCTGCAAGGCAGCTATGCGATCGCGGTGGTTTGCCGCGACGAGCCGCATCGTCTCGTGGGCGCGCGCGACGGCATGCCGTTGGTTGTCGGGGTGGGCGAGGGCGAGAACTTCCTCGCGTCGGACGCCATCGCGCTCGCCAACGTCACGGACCGGATCGTCTATCTCGAGAACGGCGACGTGGCCGACGTGCAGCTCCACCGCTATTGGGTCGTCGATGCGCGGGGCCAGCGCGTGGAGCGCGCGGTTCACCGTGTGGCGGCGCACAGCGGCGCGGCGGACCTCGGGCCGTATCGTTACTACATGCAGAAGGAGATCTTCGAGCAGCCGCGGGCCATGGCGGACACATTGATGGATGTGACCGCCATCATGCCGGAGCTGTTCGGCGACAATGCGTGGCGCGTGTTCAACGTCGTGGATTCGGTATTGCTGCTCGCGTGTGGCGGGAGCTATCACGCGGCGTTGACGGCCAAGTACTGGATCGAGAGCCTCGCGCAATTGCCCGTTGCCGTGGAGATCGCGAGCGAGTATCGCTATCGCGACAGCGTGCCCAATCCGAACACGCTCGTCGTGGCAGTCTCGCAAAGCGGCGAGACGGCCGACGTACTGGGCGCCATGCACGTTGCGAAGGCGCAAGGGATGGTGCACACGCTTGCGATCTGCAACGTCGCGACGAGCGCGCTGGCGCGCGAGTGTGCACTGACGTTCTTTACGCGTGCCGGGGTGGAGATCGGCGTGGCGTCGACCAAGGCCTTCACGACGCAACTCGTTGCGCTGTTCCTGTTGGCGTTGACGCTGGCGCAGACGCGCAAGCGGTTGTCGGAGGAGGACGAGCAGGAGCACTTGCGCGCGCTGCGGCATTTGCCCGATGCGATGGCAAACGTGCTGGCGCTCGAACCACAGATCATCGCGTGGGCGGAGCAGTTGACGCGTCGCCAGGACATCCTTTTCCTCGGCCGTGGCCTGCACTATCCGGTCGCCATGGAAGGGGCGCTGAAGATGAAGGAGATCTCGTACATCCACGCGGAAGCTTATCCGGCGGGCGAGCTCAAACATGGGCCGCTGGCGCTCGTGAGCGACGAGATGCCCGTGGTCGCCGTGGCGCCGAACGATCGTCTGCTGGAAAAGCTGAAGTCGAACATGCACGAGGTGAGTGCGCGCAACGGACGACTGTATGTCTTCGCGGACAGCGACTGCGGCCTGTCGCCCGGCCCGGACATCGACGTGATTCGTCTGACCGAGCATTACGGTTTGCTCTCGCCGATCCTGCATACGATCCCGATGCAACTGCTCGCCTACCACGCCGCCGTCGCGCGCGGCACCGATGTGGACAAGCCACGGAACCTCGCGAAGTCGGTGACGGTGGAGTGA